A part of Astatotilapia calliptera chromosome 15, fAstCal1.2, whole genome shotgun sequence genomic DNA contains:
- the LOC113007152 gene encoding vascular endothelial growth factor A-A-like isoform X1, with protein sequence MQTFLGILLLLLVLQRVPAQISDEGGPNTVIQLSEVMAKCSCQVMDQLVYVYDEYPQSVENNYIPHCVVVRRCSGYCSGEEFKCLPTLERNATLQLKISSQEQPVELTFLEHQQCQCRDPENLPYYERSVIKSQQQQQVH encoded by the exons atgcaAACTTTCCTCGGaatcctgctgcttctgctggtCCTTCAGCGGGTACCTGCGCAG ATATCAGATGAAGGGGGTCCCAATACAG TAATTCAGTTGTCTGAGGTGATGGCAAAGTGCTCGTGTCAGGTCATGGACCAGCTGGTGTATGTGTACGATGAGTACCCCCAGTCGGTGGAGAACAACTACATACCTCATTGTGTGGTGGTTCGCCGATGCTCTGGTTACTGTTCGGGTGAGGAATTCAAGTGCCTTCCTACCCTCGAACGCAACGCCACTCTGCAG ctGAAGATTTCTTCCCAAGAACAGCCCGTGGAGCTCACATTTCTAGAACATCAGCAGTGTCAATGCAG AGACCCTGAGAATCTTCCGTACTATGAAAGATCAGTAATTAAGTCA cagcagcagcagcaagtcCACTGA
- the LOC113007152 gene encoding vascular endothelial growth factor A-A-like isoform X2 — MQTFLGILLLLLVLQRVPAQISDEGGPNTVIQLSEVMAKCSCQVMDQLVYVYDEYPQSVENNYIPHCVVVRRCSGYCSGEEFKCLPTLERNATLQLKISSQEQPVELTFLEHQQCQCRDPENLPYYERSVINSSSSKSTESRPRRRKHTKKWL, encoded by the exons atgcaAACTTTCCTCGGaatcctgctgcttctgctggtCCTTCAGCGGGTACCTGCGCAG ATATCAGATGAAGGGGGTCCCAATACAG TAATTCAGTTGTCTGAGGTGATGGCAAAGTGCTCGTGTCAGGTCATGGACCAGCTGGTGTATGTGTACGATGAGTACCCCCAGTCGGTGGAGAACAACTACATACCTCATTGTGTGGTGGTTCGCCGATGCTCTGGTTACTGTTCGGGTGAGGAATTCAAGTGCCTTCCTACCCTCGAACGCAACGCCACTCTGCAG ctGAAGATTTCTTCCCAAGAACAGCCCGTGGAGCTCACATTTCTAGAACATCAGCAGTGTCAATGCAG AGACCCTGAGAATCTTCCGTACTATGAAAGATCAGTAATTAA cagcagcagcagcaagtcCACTGAGAGCAGACCTCGGAGGAGGAAACATACCAAGAAATGGCTGTAG